A single window of Rana temporaria chromosome 1, aRanTem1.1, whole genome shotgun sequence DNA harbors:
- the LOC120917789 gene encoding uncharacterized protein LOC120917789, translating to MLSTLKEFHVSLKSKEPEAPIAGPSSQESSSSQIFRVRQESLGSLVSDSEDSEIPPQEEGSIGQAEEENEDTRTGRYVFAADDMEGLLEAVYASEEIPQPTEEISTQDAPLAQISKQSDLSFEDTGNLKDPMDRRAETSLCRAWEANAAALSPALASACIARNANSWISKLMEHVSQGSDSKGILESLQLIGSAVAYLADTSVETVRSTAKTGALLNSARRAVWVKMWNGDLASKNRLCGLPFEGSLLFGTGLDQALTRSSEKGVRFPTKPRQNKKKFFRGPQGGFGGKNRSSEKKAPYNRRWGAGKEKQKGGILFSNPKPSDKDSK from the exons ATGCTCTCTACTCTTAAAGAATTTCATGTGTCTTTAAAGAGCAAAGAGCCTGAAGCCCCCATCGCAGGGCCCTCTTCTCAAGAAAGTTCCTCTTCGCAGATTTTTAGAGTCCGCCAGGAATCCCTTGGTTCCTTAGTATCTGACTCTGAAGATTCAGAGATTCCTCCCCAGGAGGAAGGTTCTATTGGTCAGGCGGAAGAAGAAAATGAGGATACTAGGACAGGCAGATATGTCTTTGCTGCCGACGACATGGAAGGTCTCCTTGAGGCAGTGTACGCCTCCGAGGAGATTCCACAGCCTACGGAAGAAATTTCCACACAGG ATGCTCCCCTCGCGCAAATTTCCAAACAGTCGGACCTCTCCTTTGAGGACACAGGCAACTTGAAAGATCCTATGGATCGGCGGGCAGAGACCTCCTTGTGTAGGGCCTGGGAAGCTAATGCGGCTGCCTTGAGCCCCGCATTGGCTTCGGCCTGTATTGCTAGGAATGCTAATTCTTGGATCTCCAAGTTGATGGAACATGTGTCCCAGGGTTCAGACTCTAAGGGGATTCTAGAATCCCTTCAGCTCATAGGGAGCGCAGTAGCTTATTTAGCAGACACCTCAGTAGAGACGGTACGTTCTACCGCAAAGACAGGAGCCCTCCTCAACTCTGCCAGAAGAGCAGTATGGGTCAAGATGTGGAATGGGGACCTTGCGTCTAAGAACCGCCTTTGTGGTCTTCCCTTCGAGGGCTCCCTTCTCTTCGGTACGGGCCTGGATCAGGCCCTGACTAGGTCCTCAGAGAAAGGGGTGCGTTTTCCTACTAAGCCTAGACAAaacaagaaaaagttttttcgaggcccccaggggggGTTTGGAGGTAAGAACCGTTCCTCGGAGAAGAAGGCCCCTTACAACAGACGTTGGGGTGCtgggaaggaaaaacaaaaagggggtaTCCTTTTTTCCAATCCAAAACCCAGCGACAAGGACTCCAAATGA